The following coding sequences are from one Bradyrhizobium sp. WSM471 window:
- a CDS encoding cytochrome P450, whose translation MNEHVQGAGGPLFNPLSPDFIRDPYPHYDRLRAIFPIHVTPFGQFVTSRHADVSLVMRDKRFGKDFVERSKRRYSEKIMEEPVFRSMSHWMLQADPPDHTRLRGLVVKAFTARRVEDMRPRIQEIVDQTIDAVIDRGHMDLIEDFAFRLPVTIICDMLGIPEDHRETFYNSSRDGGRLLDPVPLSPEEIAKGNAGNMMAQMYFQQLFELRRKNPGDDLITQLVQAEEDGNKLTNEELTANIILLFGAGHETTVNLIGNGLLALHRNPDQLALLKARPELMVGAIEEFLRYDSSVQMTGRVALEDIDDLGGAKIPKGETVLCLLGSANRDPAVYPDRPDRLDVTRQNVRPLSFGGGIHFCLGAQLARLEAEIAIATLLRRLPDLRIDDVENPEWRPTFVLRGLKRLPASW comes from the coding sequence ATGAACGAGCACGTGCAGGGCGCCGGCGGTCCGCTGTTCAATCCGCTGTCGCCGGACTTCATCCGCGATCCCTATCCGCATTATGACCGGCTCCGCGCGATCTTTCCGATCCACGTGACGCCGTTCGGCCAGTTCGTCACGAGCCGCCATGCCGATGTCAGCCTCGTGATGCGCGACAAGCGTTTCGGCAAGGATTTCGTCGAGCGTTCCAAGCGCCGCTATAGCGAGAAGATCATGGAGGAGCCGGTCTTCCGCAGCATGAGCCACTGGATGCTGCAGGCCGATCCGCCCGACCACACCCGCCTGCGCGGCCTCGTCGTGAAGGCCTTCACCGCCCGCCGCGTCGAGGACATGCGGCCGCGGATCCAGGAGATCGTCGACCAGACCATCGATGCCGTGATCGATCGCGGCCACATGGACCTGATCGAGGATTTCGCCTTTCGCCTGCCTGTCACCATCATCTGCGACATGCTCGGCATCCCCGAGGACCATCGCGAGACTTTCTATAACAGTTCGCGCGACGGCGGACGGCTGCTCGACCCCGTGCCGCTCTCGCCGGAGGAGATCGCCAAGGGCAACGCCGGCAACATGATGGCGCAGATGTATTTTCAGCAGCTGTTCGAGCTGCGTCGCAAAAATCCCGGCGATGATCTCATCACCCAGCTGGTGCAGGCCGAGGAAGACGGCAACAAGCTCACCAACGAGGAACTGACCGCCAACATCATCCTGTTGTTCGGCGCCGGCCACGAGACCACGGTCAATCTGATCGGCAACGGCCTGCTGGCGCTGCATCGCAATCCGGACCAGCTCGCGCTGTTGAAGGCACGGCCGGAGCTGATGGTGGGAGCGATCGAGGAATTTCTGCGCTACGATTCCTCGGTGCAGATGACCGGGCGGGTCGCGCTGGAGGATATCGACGATCTCGGCGGCGCGAAGATCCCGAAGGGCGAGACCGTGCTCTGCCTGCTGGGCTCGGCCAACCGCGACCCCGCGGTCTATCCTGACCGCCCCGACCGGCTCGACGTCACCCGCCAGAACGTGAGGCCGCTGTCGTTCGGTGGCGGCATCCATTTCTGCCTGGGGGCCCAATTGGCCCGGCTCGAGGCCGAGATCGCCATCGCCACGCTGTTGCGGCGGCTGCCCGATCTGCGCATCGACGACGTCGAAAACCCGGAATGGCGGCCGACCTTCGTGCTGCGCGGCCTGAAGCGGCTGCCCGCGAGCTGGTGA
- a CDS encoding TetR/AcrR family transcriptional regulator, translated as MSRVRTRPTRDDTRDKLFEAAARVFEEDGIGGASIEAIAAAAGFSRGAFYSNFKSKDELIIAMLEDHVAQSIRRNMDILAQHGNLDDFIAALKTMDRTRQDPLGRSPLLHMEMILFVARAEKRRPELAKRLRARRKLVADIVEATLKSNAKGDTLNPPWMASVVLALEDGFRLHRLIDPETTPADSFLRAITDLRRRTGLASD; from the coding sequence ATGTCAAGGGTGAGAACCAGACCGACCAGGGACGACACGCGCGACAAGCTGTTCGAGGCGGCGGCGCGCGTGTTCGAGGAGGACGGCATCGGCGGCGCCAGCATCGAGGCGATCGCGGCGGCGGCCGGATTCAGCCGCGGCGCGTTCTATTCCAACTTCAAGAGCAAGGACGAGCTGATCATCGCCATGCTCGAGGACCATGTCGCGCAGTCGATCCGGCGCAACATGGACATCCTCGCGCAGCACGGCAATCTCGACGACTTCATCGCGGCGCTGAAGACGATGGATCGCACCCGGCAGGACCCGCTCGGCCGCTCGCCGCTGCTGCACATGGAGATGATCCTCTTCGTCGCGCGTGCCGAGAAGCGCCGGCCGGAGCTTGCAAAACGCCTGCGCGCGCGGCGCAAGCTGGTCGCCGACATCGTCGAGGCCACGCTGAAGAGCAACGCGAAGGGCGACACGCTGAACCCGCCATGGATGGCCTCCGTCGTGCTGGCATTGGAAGACGGCTTTCGCCTGCACCGCCTGATCGATCCGGAGACGACGCCGGCCGACAGCTTTTTGCGCGCGATCACGGATCTGCGGCGCAGGACGGGATTGGCGTCGGACTAG
- a CDS encoding HD-GYP domain-containing protein gives MDPILHAPKPLDRITLSELLGALSHALDLSEGQPAGHCVRCSRIGVLIGREIGLDEDEIVELYYALLLKDLGCSSNAARICELYLTDDLSFKQDFKLIDGSLPQALRFVLGHTGLKAGLAERFRAIVNIFQNGGEIARELIETRCHRGADIARKMRFSEPVAEGIKNLDEHWDGGGKPLGLRGAAVPIYSRLALLAQVVDVFYIANGPEAALREARNRAGTWFDPELVAAFERIAAQPGFWDMLGTEGGSETVPLLPQQASVPVDEDYLDDIAAAFAQVVDSKSPYTSGHSERVTLFTDMIAEQLEFTAERRRWLKRAALLHDIGKLGVSNAILDKPGKLDDHEWEIMRKHSAHSEAILSRIGAFGDLAPIAGAHHERLDGKGYPRGLAGDQICLDTRIITTADIFDALTADRPYRAAMPVTKALAIMSEMIGTQIDADCFAALRRALGRVDETLAA, from the coding sequence ATGGACCCCATCCTGCACGCCCCCAAGCCGCTCGATCGGATCACGCTTTCTGAACTGCTGGGTGCGCTGAGCCACGCACTCGATCTCTCCGAGGGGCAGCCGGCCGGACATTGCGTGCGATGCAGCCGCATCGGCGTCTTGATCGGCAGGGAGATCGGCCTCGACGAGGACGAGATCGTCGAACTTTACTACGCGCTGTTGCTGAAGGATCTCGGCTGCAGCAGCAACGCTGCGCGCATCTGCGAGCTGTATCTGACCGATGATCTCTCCTTCAAGCAGGACTTCAAGCTCATTGACGGCAGCCTGCCGCAGGCGCTGCGCTTCGTGCTGGGCCATACCGGGCTGAAAGCGGGCCTGGCCGAACGGTTTCGCGCCATCGTCAACATCTTCCAGAACGGCGGCGAGATCGCTCGCGAACTGATCGAGACGCGCTGCCATCGCGGCGCCGACATCGCCCGCAAAATGCGCTTCTCCGAGCCGGTCGCGGAGGGCATCAAAAACCTCGATGAGCATTGGGATGGCGGCGGCAAGCCGCTCGGCCTTCGCGGCGCGGCCGTCCCGATTTATTCCCGCCTCGCGTTGTTGGCCCAGGTGGTCGATGTGTTCTACATCGCGAACGGTCCCGAAGCCGCCCTTCGTGAGGCCCGGAATCGAGCCGGCACCTGGTTCGATCCAGAGCTGGTCGCCGCTTTTGAGCGCATCGCGGCGCAGCCTGGATTCTGGGACATGCTTGGCACTGAGGGTGGGTCCGAGACTGTTCCTCTGCTGCCGCAGCAAGCGAGCGTCCCGGTGGATGAGGACTATCTGGATGATATCGCGGCGGCCTTCGCCCAGGTGGTCGATTCCAAAAGTCCCTACACCAGCGGCCACAGCGAGCGCGTCACGCTGTTTACCGACATGATCGCGGAGCAGCTGGAGTTCACTGCCGAGCGGCGACGCTGGCTCAAGCGTGCCGCGCTGTTGCACGACATCGGCAAGCTCGGCGTCAGCAACGCAATCCTCGACAAGCCGGGTAAGCTTGACGACCACGAATGGGAGATCATGCGCAAGCATTCCGCGCATTCGGAAGCGATCCTGTCGCGCATCGGCGCGTTTGGCGATCTCGCTCCGATCGCCGGGGCGCATCACGAGCGGCTGGACGGCAAAGGCTATCCCCGCGGGCTCGCGGGAGACCAGATCTGCCTGGACACCCGAATCATCACGACCGCGGATATCTTCGATGCGCTGACCGCGGACCGGCCGTATCGGGCTGCGATGCCGGTGACGAAAGCTCTTGCGATCATGTCGGAGATGATCGGCACCCAAATCGACGCGGACTGCTTTGCGGCTCTTCGCCGGGCTCTTGGACGCGTGGACGAGACGCTCGCGGCTTGA
- a CDS encoding glycoside hydrolase family 130 protein, giving the protein MSQSPFLKRQALQLRPDPTRVIVRPFKPATEPRDLNPTDKTRANHIVERVLALDPETAGRQLADVLENFLGRHRNLLRTFEARAAEMEEALADHAVFTQVQRQLAGAYFLNEYSFEASALFNPSIVPHPDQSGTPEGSLRFVLSLRAVGEGHVSSLTFRSGLIAEDGTVTIDPTVRLASSPDLVRLTSGAGGDEIAVTFAAGQDLSERVIFPITEAQSNGIEDARFVQFSNAGETIYYATYTAYSGRAIRSELIETSDFVSFRLSTLKGNAARNKGMALFPRKIGGRYAMIARQDNENLYLIFSDDLHTWDGGQPILKPRYPWEFVQIGNCGSPIELDEGWLLLTHGVGPVRKYSIGAALLDKKDPSKVLGRLREPLLRPDPSEREGYVPNVVYTCGAMRHRDKIIFPYAVSDTFCNFATIEIASLVAAMDSSA; this is encoded by the coding sequence TTGTCGCAATCTCCCTTCCTCAAACGCCAAGCCCTTCAGCTGCGGCCTGATCCGACCCGTGTCATCGTCCGGCCCTTCAAGCCGGCAACAGAGCCGCGCGACCTCAATCCGACGGACAAGACCCGCGCCAACCATATCGTCGAACGGGTCCTCGCGCTCGATCCCGAGACCGCTGGACGGCAATTGGCCGACGTTCTGGAGAACTTCCTCGGCCGTCACCGCAATCTGTTGCGGACCTTCGAGGCACGCGCCGCGGAAATGGAAGAGGCGCTGGCCGACCATGCTGTCTTCACGCAGGTGCAGCGCCAACTCGCGGGCGCCTATTTTCTCAACGAATATTCGTTTGAGGCCTCGGCATTGTTCAATCCGAGTATCGTGCCACATCCCGATCAATCCGGAACGCCGGAAGGCAGCCTCCGCTTCGTCCTGAGTCTGCGTGCGGTCGGCGAGGGTCATGTGTCTTCGCTGACATTTCGCTCGGGGCTTATTGCGGAAGACGGGACCGTGACCATCGACCCGACGGTGCGTCTGGCATCCAGCCCCGATCTCGTCAGGCTGACATCGGGCGCCGGCGGCGACGAGATTGCTGTTACTTTCGCGGCCGGCCAGGATCTGAGCGAGCGGGTGATTTTTCCGATCACCGAAGCGCAGTCGAACGGGATCGAGGATGCCCGCTTTGTGCAATTCAGCAACGCCGGCGAGACGATCTACTACGCGACCTACACTGCCTATAGCGGACGGGCGATCCGGTCGGAGCTGATCGAGACGTCCGATTTTGTATCGTTCCGGCTGTCGACCCTGAAGGGCAATGCCGCGCGCAACAAGGGCATGGCGTTATTCCCGCGCAAGATCGGGGGCAGATATGCGATGATCGCGCGCCAGGATAACGAGAACCTCTATCTGATCTTTTCCGACGATCTGCATACGTGGGATGGGGGCCAGCCGATTCTGAAGCCGCGATACCCCTGGGAGTTCGTGCAGATCGGCAATTGCGGATCTCCGATCGAGCTCGATGAGGGGTGGCTACTGCTGACGCACGGTGTCGGCCCTGTGCGGAAATATTCGATCGGGGCTGCGCTGCTGGACAAGAAGGACCCTTCGAAGGTGCTCGGTCGCCTGCGCGAGCCACTATTGCGCCCGGACCCTTCCGAACGCGAAGGATATGTTCCCAACGTCGTCTATACCTGCGGCGCGATGCGCCACCGCGACAAGATCATCTTCCCCTATGCGGTCTCCGACACCTTCTGCAATTTCGCGACCATCGAGATCGCGTCCTTGGTCGCGGCCATGGACAGTAGCGCATAG